From a region of the Ardenticatena maritima genome:
- the coaBC gene encoding bifunctional phosphopantothenoylcysteine decarboxylase/phosphopantothenate--cysteine ligase CoaBC, whose protein sequence is MPRNVFADKHIVLGVTGSIATYKAVALASALVQSGAHVDVIMTESATKMVQPLSFQAITHRPVLTDMFSLMAETDIGHVTLGKTADALLIAPATANTIAKLALGLADNLLTTTALAATCPIIVAPAMETNMWRHPATQANIATLRERGVRIVEPEAGYLASGASGVGRLAAPERILTALRRTLTPQDWAGRRVVVTAGGTREAIDPVRFISNHSSGAMGYAVAEAALDRGAHVTLISTARHIPTPEGATLIPVESARDMREAVLNAIQDADALFMAAAVADYRPADVAAQKIKKSDDDLVLRLVRNPDILADVKQVRPARLVVVGWAAETDHLIENARQKLERKGLDLIIANPVPQSFGDGRVQATLISRHGEPRPLEPMPKDALAHLILDAVHTLVQQRNQTG, encoded by the coding sequence ATGCCAAGGAACGTTTTTGCCGACAAACATATCGTGCTGGGCGTTACGGGTTCCATTGCAACCTACAAAGCCGTCGCGCTGGCGAGTGCACTGGTGCAAAGCGGGGCGCATGTTGACGTCATCATGACCGAATCGGCGACCAAAATGGTGCAACCGCTTTCATTCCAGGCGATAACGCACCGCCCCGTCCTGACCGACATGTTCTCGTTGATGGCGGAAACCGACATCGGGCATGTGACGTTGGGCAAAACCGCCGACGCGCTCTTGATTGCCCCCGCCACAGCCAATACAATTGCCAAACTCGCACTGGGGCTTGCCGACAATTTGCTGACCACCACCGCCTTGGCGGCAACGTGCCCCATCATTGTCGCGCCCGCCATGGAAACCAACATGTGGCGACACCCCGCCACACAAGCCAACATCGCCACCTTGCGCGAACGCGGCGTGCGCATCGTCGAACCCGAAGCGGGCTACCTCGCCTCAGGCGCTAGCGGCGTCGGACGCCTTGCCGCACCTGAGCGCATTCTCACCGCACTGCGGCGCACCCTCACCCCGCAAGATTGGGCGGGGCGGCGCGTCGTGGTCACAGCAGGGGGCACGCGCGAAGCCATTGACCCCGTGCGCTTCATTAGCAATCACTCATCGGGGGCGATGGGCTATGCGGTTGCCGAAGCCGCTCTCGACCGCGGCGCACACGTCACCCTGATTAGCACCGCGCGCCACATCCCCACCCCCGAAGGCGCAACCCTGATTCCGGTGGAAAGCGCGCGCGATATGCGCGAGGCTGTCCTGAACGCCATTCAAGACGCCGACGCCCTATTCATGGCCGCCGCCGTCGCCGATTACCGCCCCGCCGACGTTGCCGCGCAAAAAATCAAGAAGAGCGATGACGACCTGGTCTTGCGCCTGGTGCGCAACCCCGACATTCTCGCCGACGTGAAACAGGTACGCCCCGCCCGTCTCGTTGTAGTCGGCTGGGCGGCTGAAACAGACCACCTCATCGAAAACGCCCGCCAGAAACTGGAACGCAAAGGGCTCGACCTCATCATCGCCAATCCCGTGCCACAATCGTTTGGAGATGGGCGCGTACAGGCGACCCTCATTTCACGCCACGGCGAACCGCGCCCACTTGAACCGATGCCCAAAGATGCCCTCGCGCATCTCATTCTGGACGCCGTACACACGCTTGTACAACAACGCAACCAAACTGGATGA
- a CDS encoding histone deacetylase family protein, with protein MNQRRPPIAYYSDTFVLPLPEGHRFPMQKYRLLRERVIADGIIPPDRLAVPPAATDEMLMRAHTADYVHRVQHGTLSRQEIRRIGFPWSPQMVERSRRSVGATVAAAHVALHYGVGINLAGGTHHATADEGQGFCVFNDVAVAARALQAEGVVQRVLVVDCDVHQGNGTAAIFADDPTVYTFSIHGAKNFPFRKINGDLDIALDDNTEDDAYLEALERGLTRAFEEANAEIVFYVSGADPFVGDRLGRLALSKQGLAQRDRMVFSFCRRAGLPVVVVMAGGYAVPIEETVDIHVQTIRLALEYLSFERQPH; from the coding sequence ATGAACCAGAGACGCCCGCCCATCGCCTATTACAGCGATACCTTCGTCTTGCCCTTGCCCGAAGGGCACCGCTTCCCCATGCAAAAATACCGCCTCTTGCGCGAACGGGTTATCGCCGACGGCATCATCCCGCCCGACAGACTTGCCGTCCCCCCGGCGGCGACCGATGAGATGCTGATGCGCGCCCACACCGCCGACTATGTGCACCGTGTGCAGCATGGCACGCTCAGCCGTCAAGAAATTCGCCGCATCGGTTTTCCGTGGTCGCCGCAAATGGTCGAACGCTCGCGCCGCTCAGTCGGCGCGACTGTCGCCGCGGCGCATGTGGCACTGCACTATGGCGTGGGCATCAACCTGGCGGGGGGCACGCATCACGCCACCGCGGATGAGGGGCAAGGGTTCTGCGTCTTCAACGACGTAGCGGTTGCCGCGCGCGCGTTGCAGGCGGAAGGGGTGGTACAGCGCGTGCTGGTGGTGGATTGCGACGTGCATCAGGGGAATGGCACCGCCGCCATTTTCGCCGACGATCCCACGGTGTACACGTTCTCCATCCACGGCGCCAAAAACTTCCCCTTTCGCAAAATCAATGGTGATTTGGACATCGCACTTGACGACAACACAGAAGATGACGCCTACCTTGAAGCCCTTGAACGTGGCTTGACACGCGCTTTTGAGGAAGCAAACGCGGAAATCGTCTTCTACGTGAGCGGCGCCGACCCTTTTGTGGGCGACCGCTTGGGGCGCTTGGCGCTCAGCAAACAGGGGCTTGCCCAGCGCGACCGCATGGTGTTTTCGTTTTGTCGCCGCGCGGGCTTGCCCGTTGTCGTCGTCATGGCGGGGGGCTACGCCGTTCCGATTGAAGAGACCGTGGATATTCACGTGCAGACGATTCGGCTGGCGCTGGAATACCTCTCCTTTGAGCGCCAGCCGCACTAA
- a CDS encoding ROK family protein, with the protein MAPTPSPLAVAVDLGGTHLRAALFTAEGAMLSRTRVRTEAERGPDAVIERIADVVREVMGTAPGQAIMGVGVTAPGPVDEKRGVVASPPNLPGWADVPLAERLQALLGLPVFLGNDANLAALGEYRYGAGKGLDDIIYITVSTGIGGGIISNGRLLTGAHGMAAEIGHMPIVPDGPLCGCGQRGHLEALASGPNIAREAEAALKRGWPSLLANHDGPLTAVEVVQAAQQGDATARHVLARAGHYLGVGIALLVHVFNPQRIIVGGGVSNAGDFLLEPARQSARDHVMKPYRDTFDIVPAALGDDAGLYGAGALVFDTCSAG; encoded by the coding sequence ATGGCACCAACACCTTCCCCACTCGCCGTCGCCGTAGACCTTGGCGGAACGCATTTGCGCGCCGCCCTCTTCACCGCCGAAGGAGCAATGCTTTCGCGCACACGTGTCCGTACCGAAGCCGAACGGGGACCCGACGCCGTCATCGAACGCATCGCCGACGTTGTGCGTGAAGTGATGGGCACAGCCCCCGGACAAGCAATCATGGGTGTCGGCGTCACCGCACCCGGTCCCGTGGATGAAAAGCGGGGCGTCGTCGCCAGCCCGCCCAATCTTCCCGGCTGGGCGGACGTTCCGCTGGCGGAACGTTTGCAGGCGTTGTTGGGTTTGCCCGTTTTTCTGGGGAATGACGCCAACCTTGCCGCGTTGGGCGAATACCGCTACGGCGCCGGCAAAGGACTGGACGACATCATTTACATCACGGTGAGCACCGGCATCGGCGGCGGCATCATCAGCAACGGCCGTCTGCTCACAGGGGCGCATGGCATGGCCGCCGAAATCGGGCATATGCCCATCGTCCCCGATGGTCCACTGTGCGGCTGTGGTCAGCGCGGCCACCTCGAAGCCCTTGCCAGTGGTCCGAACATCGCCCGCGAAGCCGAAGCCGCCTTGAAACGAGGCTGGCCAAGCCTACTCGCCAACCACGATGGTCCCCTGACCGCTGTTGAAGTGGTGCAGGCAGCGCAACAAGGGGACGCCACCGCGCGCCATGTGCTGGCACGCGCCGGCCACTACCTGGGCGTGGGCATTGCGCTGCTGGTGCATGTGTTCAACCCCCAACGCATTATCGTGGGCGGGGGCGTCAGCAACGCCGGCGATTTCCTGCTCGAACCAGCCCGGCAAAGCGCCCGCGACCACGTGATGAAGCCATACCGCGACACATTCGATATCGTGCCGGCGGCGCTGGGGGATGACGCCGGCTTGTACGGCGCGGGGGCGCTGGTTTTCGATACGTGCAGCGCTGGGTGA
- a CDS encoding nitrous oxide reductase accessory protein NosL, protein MRFLWSVWLILLTLTACGGGVAADQPPDIRYGEDPCDECHMLIQEKRFAAAYITEDGQSYRFDDIGDMLLHMQKHSPQIASAWVHDYDTEEWLRAEEAFYVHASSLHTPMGYGLAAFATRERAEAFANEHGGMVMTFDALRAKDADTLRRASAPDETTEHNHDH, encoded by the coding sequence ATGCGCTTCTTGTGGAGCGTTTGGCTCATTCTGCTGACACTCACAGCGTGTGGCGGCGGGGTTGCCGCCGACCAACCGCCCGATATCCGCTACGGCGAAGACCCGTGCGATGAATGCCACATGCTCATTCAAGAGAAACGTTTTGCCGCCGCCTACATCACCGAAGACGGGCAATCCTACCGTTTCGACGATATTGGCGACATGCTTCTGCACATGCAGAAACATTCGCCGCAGATTGCCAGCGCGTGGGTACACGACTACGACACCGAAGAATGGCTGCGTGCCGAAGAAGCCTTCTACGTCCACGCTTCTTCCCTGCATACGCCTATGGGCTATGGGCTGGCGGCGTTCGCTACACGTGAACGCGCGGAAGCCTTTGCCAACGAACACGGGGGCATGGTGATGACCTTTGACGCCTTACGCGCCAAAGACGCCGACACCCTGCGCCGCGCCTCCGCTCCCGACGAAACAACTGAGCACAACCACGACCACTAA
- a CDS encoding nitrous oxide reductase family maturation protein NosD encodes MKPLRLVFYTIFLIVLGGRFSLPPTLADDATIIVGGEGGAWHDLQAALDAAPEGALVEVHGGTYTGHIEISKPLTLRGVNWPVIDGLNQGSIISISAPDVTISGFVIRNSGSSLDEENAGIESEAPRTVIENNRFENILFGVYLREAHNSVIRANTFVGKEVDLPRRGDAIRVWSSHNTTIEGNRVSRGRDVVLWYSEHLLVRENIVEDGRYGLHFMYCDDADVSRNILRHNSVGAFLMYSRRLHLHHNRIESNRGPSGYGVGLKDMDDAIIEENIFADNRIGAFLDNSPREVDSTMRFAHNVFAYNDIGVAMLPSVKRNEFYANSFIENVQQVAIEGGSGGDLSGNTWQGNYWSDYAGFDANNDGIGDVPYRAQRLFENLTERKPETRILLYSPVMQAVEFAARVAPLVQPQPKFEDTQPRMQPSFPQGIPALPPPSPIPMLLLGVSLLSIAGGIMLVAMPRRKQTHLHIAQVGV; translated from the coding sequence ATGAAGCCTTTGCGCCTCGTCTTCTACACCATTTTTCTCATCGTGCTGGGTGGGCGCTTTTCACTCCCCCCCACCCTCGCTGACGACGCCACCATCATTGTAGGCGGCGAAGGCGGGGCATGGCACGATCTCCAAGCCGCACTCGATGCGGCTCCTGAGGGGGCGCTTGTTGAAGTGCATGGCGGCACCTATACAGGACACATTGAAATTAGCAAGCCGCTTACACTGCGCGGCGTCAATTGGCCGGTGATTGACGGCCTCAACCAGGGCAGCATCATCTCAATCAGCGCGCCCGATGTCACCATCAGCGGGTTTGTTATTCGCAACAGCGGCTCCTCGCTCGATGAAGAGAACGCCGGCATCGAATCGGAAGCCCCGCGCACCGTCATCGAAAACAACCGCTTTGAAAATATCCTGTTCGGCGTCTATTTGCGCGAAGCCCATAACAGCGTTATCCGCGCCAACACATTCGTTGGAAAAGAGGTTGATTTGCCACGCCGCGGCGACGCCATTCGTGTCTGGTCCAGCCACAACACCACCATCGAAGGCAACCGCGTCAGCCGCGGGCGCGATGTTGTGCTCTGGTATTCGGAGCATCTCCTGGTACGCGAAAACATTGTTGAAGATGGGCGATACGGCTTGCACTTTATGTACTGCGATGACGCCGACGTCAGCCGCAACATTTTGCGCCATAACTCTGTCGGCGCGTTCCTGATGTACAGTCGCCGCCTGCATCTGCATCACAACCGCATCGAAAGCAACCGGGGACCAAGCGGGTATGGCGTCGGGCTCAAAGATATGGATGACGCCATCATTGAAGAAAACATTTTTGCCGATAATCGCATTGGCGCGTTCTTGGACAATTCCCCGCGCGAAGTGGATAGCACAATGCGCTTTGCGCACAACGTGTTTGCGTACAACGATATTGGCGTGGCAATGCTCCCCTCGGTCAAGCGCAACGAGTTCTATGCCAATAGTTTTATCGAAAATGTACAGCAAGTGGCAATTGAGGGGGGAAGTGGCGGCGATTTGAGCGGTAATACCTGGCAAGGCAATTATTGGAGCGATTACGCCGGCTTTGATGCGAACAACGACGGCATTGGCGATGTGCCGTACCGGGCGCAACGGCTCTTTGAAAATCTAACGGAGCGCAAGCCCGAAACACGCATTCTGCTTTACAGCCCGGTGATGCAAGCCGTTGAGTTTGCCGCGCGCGTCGCTCCGCTTGTCCAGCCACAACCGAAATTTGAGGACACCCAACCACGTATGCAACCCTCTTTCCCGCAAGGTATCCCCGCATTGCCGCCGCCTTCGCCCATCCCCATGCTCCTTTTGGGGGTCAGTTTGCTGAGTATCGCCGGTGGTATCATGCTGGTAGCCATGCCACGCCGAAAACAAACACACCTGCATATCGCACAGGTGGGTGTATAG
- a CDS encoding ABC transporter permease, with protein sequence MFDGESFGLIAQKEIRDALQNRWFILFAAMFTLLTVGFAWIGVVGARGQGLAGFGRTTATLINLVLLIVPLMALTLGAMSLTSEREQGALAYLMAYPIGHGEVLFGKFVGLSLALCATLSLGFGIGALILVWGGNSHNVRAYAVMVFLAMLLAIGMAAVGLLISVLSRRVATAVGVAMFIWLLLVFVGDLGVLGTAFIRTLPLSTLFTLIIANPLQVFKLSAIMAVQTNLDVLGPAGLYAMRTYGDRLTWLLASILIAWTIIPLTLSYTMFKQRDII encoded by the coding sequence ATGTTCGACGGAGAAAGTTTCGGGTTGATCGCCCAAAAAGAGATTCGCGACGCCCTGCAAAACCGCTGGTTCATTCTGTTTGCCGCCATGTTCACCCTGCTCACCGTCGGGTTCGCCTGGATTGGGGTTGTAGGCGCGCGCGGGCAAGGGCTGGCGGGTTTCGGGCGCACCACCGCCACCCTCATCAATCTGGTGCTGCTGATTGTCCCGCTCATGGCGCTGACGCTGGGCGCGATGAGCCTGACCAGCGAACGTGAACAAGGCGCCCTCGCCTACCTCATGGCGTACCCCATCGGGCATGGCGAAGTCCTGTTCGGGAAGTTTGTCGGGCTGAGCCTGGCGCTCTGCGCCACCTTGTCGCTTGGGTTTGGCATCGGTGCGCTGATTTTGGTCTGGGGCGGCAATAGCCACAATGTGCGCGCCTATGCCGTGATGGTCTTCCTGGCGATGCTTCTGGCGATTGGCATGGCTGCCGTCGGCTTGCTGATTTCAGTCCTGAGCCGCCGCGTCGCGACCGCCGTCGGGGTTGCCATGTTCATCTGGCTCTTGCTGGTGTTCGTCGGCGACTTGGGCGTGCTGGGGACAGCATTCATCCGCACGCTTCCGCTGAGCACGCTGTTCACGCTCATCATTGCCAACCCGTTGCAGGTCTTCAAGTTGAGCGCCATCATGGCTGTACAAACCAACCTCGACGTGCTGGGACCCGCGGGCTTGTATGCAATGCGCACCTACGGCGACCGCCTGACATGGCTGCTCGCAAGCATCCTCATCGCCTGGACCATCATCCCGCTGACGCTTTCGTACACCATGTTCAAACAACGCGACATCATTTAG
- a CDS encoding histidine phosphatase family protein has protein sequence MYMYLVRHGQSYVNLKEWEHGNSDEPLTELGRRQAEALARWLPTQAPHIDALYASTMKRARETAEPLARAYGLPIRFDDRLREIGNNRLDHTPWPEHALPREYADFWSSARPFSPTMKATADAESYMHFRTRVGMFIEEAVERHAGETIVIVAHGGVFDAVFDHVFNIGPWRHCEVWVHNTAVSKFEHVDHPYRERWRLHFHNSIEHLRGLDE, from the coding sequence ATGTACATGTATCTTGTACGCCACGGTCAAAGTTATGTAAATCTGAAAGAATGGGAACATGGCAACAGCGATGAGCCGTTGACCGAGTTGGGACGTCGGCAAGCCGAAGCGCTTGCCCGCTGGCTTCCCACGCAAGCGCCCCATATTGACGCGCTCTACGCCAGCACCATGAAACGCGCCCGCGAAACCGCCGAACCACTCGCACGCGCCTACGGTCTGCCCATCCGCTTCGACGACCGCCTGCGCGAAATTGGCAACAACCGGCTCGACCACACACCTTGGCCGGAACACGCCTTGCCCCGCGAGTATGCCGACTTTTGGTCGAGTGCGCGCCCCTTTTCGCCCACGATGAAAGCCACCGCCGACGCTGAATCGTACATGCATTTTCGCACCCGCGTGGGCATGTTCATCGAAGAAGCCGTCGAACGGCACGCCGGCGAAACAATCGTCATTGTCGCGCATGGCGGCGTTTTTGACGCCGTATTCGACCACGTGTTCAACATTGGTCCCTGGCGGCATTGCGAAGTGTGGGTGCACAATACCGCCGTCAGCAAATTCGAGCATGTGGACCACCCCTATCGCGAACGCTGGCGGCTTCACTTCCACAACAGCATCGAGCATTTGCGCGGTTTGGACGAATGA
- the folK gene encoding 2-amino-4-hydroxy-6-hydroxymethyldihydropteridine diphosphokinase, whose amino-acid sequence MATIYISLGSNQGDLLYNLQRAKEVLQHRQWVVLDVCSPIYVSEPWGKINQPWFLNQVCRAQTELSPRALIRFFRAIEYDMGRRHDEEERWGPRIIDIDLLDYDGRVEKDHIVEVPHPRLHERRFVLVPLNDIAPDWRHPVLGKTAAELLAACPDTSKVHPL is encoded by the coding sequence ATGGCGACAATTTACATTTCACTTGGGAGCAACCAGGGAGATTTGTTGTACAACCTGCAACGCGCCAAAGAAGTGTTGCAACACCGGCAATGGGTGGTGCTGGATGTTTGCTCGCCCATTTATGTGAGCGAACCATGGGGGAAAATCAACCAGCCCTGGTTTCTCAACCAGGTCTGCCGCGCCCAAACAGAATTGAGCCCGCGTGCACTGATACGGTTCTTCCGCGCGATTGAATACGATATGGGGCGCCGCCACGATGAGGAAGAGCGCTGGGGACCACGCATCATTGACATTGATTTGCTGGATTACGATGGACGTGTTGAGAAAGACCACATTGTTGAAGTGCCTCATCCGCGCTTGCATGAACGCCGTTTCGTGCTTGTGCCGCTGAATGATATTGCGCCCGACTGGCGGCATCCTGTGCTGGGGAAAACAGCCGCCGAACTGTTGGCGGCGTGCCCTGATACGAGCAAGGTTCATCCGCTGTAA
- a CDS encoding YggS family pyridoxal phosphate-dependent enzyme: MDAQTIAHNLQMVQNRMAEAAVRAGRAPEEITLVAVTKTHPPEVVRLVYELGVRNVGENRVHEALEKQAALADLDDLRWHMIGHVQSRKARDVVGRFVLIHSLDSLKLARRYQRMAEQYGVERVDVLLEVNVSGEASKYGFPAVRESDRLALEDAVAQILALPALRVHGLMTMAPYVPDAERVRPVFRAARQLRDRLARRFPHARWDVLSMGMSNDYEVAIEEGATVVRIGTAIFGPRLVNEPKQKEADA, translated from the coding sequence ATGGATGCGCAAACGATTGCTCACAACCTGCAAATGGTGCAAAACCGCATGGCGGAAGCGGCTGTGCGTGCCGGGCGTGCGCCAGAGGAGATTACGCTCGTGGCGGTCACCAAAACCCATCCGCCTGAGGTTGTTCGCCTGGTGTATGAACTTGGCGTGCGCAATGTGGGGGAAAACCGCGTTCATGAAGCGCTGGAAAAACAGGCGGCGCTTGCCGACCTTGACGACCTGCGCTGGCATATGATTGGGCATGTGCAAAGCCGCAAAGCGCGCGATGTGGTGGGGCGTTTCGTGCTCATCCATTCGCTCGATTCGCTCAAACTGGCGCGGCGCTATCAGCGCATGGCGGAGCAGTACGGGGTTGAGCGGGTGGATGTGTTGCTGGAAGTCAACGTGAGCGGCGAAGCCAGCAAGTACGGTTTTCCCGCCGTGCGCGAAAGTGATAGGCTCGCCCTCGAAGACGCCGTGGCGCAGATTCTGGCGTTGCCGGCGCTGCGTGTGCATGGGCTGATGACCATGGCGCCCTATGTTCCCGATGCCGAACGGGTGCGCCCTGTGTTTCGGGCGGCGCGCCAATTGCGCGACCGCCTGGCGCGCCGTTTTCCACATGCCAGATGGGATGTGCTTTCGATGGGCATGAGCAACGATTATGAAGTGGCTATTGAAGAAGGCGCAACCGTGGTGCGCATTGGCACCGCGATTTTTGGACCTCGCCTTGTCAACGAACCCAAACAGAAAGAGGCTGACGCATGA
- a CDS encoding ABC transporter ATP-binding protein, which produces MIQVQDLTKRFGALTAVDAVSFEVHEGESVALWGANGAGKTTILRCLLGLYHFEGFIAIGGYDIRTHGRQARRLLGFVPQELSFHANMSVTDTLIFYARLKKASVIPDTLLDRLALRPHLEKRVGELSGGLKQRLALALALVGDPPLLLLDEPTANLDVRARDDFMHLLHELKAAGKTLVYTSHRLEEVATLADRVLLLESGRLVADAPPHRLAAEIGHELLLRVYVAPHHIEQAIQVLHAKGFTASMNSHGIKIFVPALQKATVLETLLHANIDVRDFSLEWAFHNEQHD; this is translated from the coding sequence ATGATTCAAGTCCAGGATTTGACCAAACGCTTTGGCGCCCTCACAGCCGTTGACGCCGTTTCCTTCGAGGTTCACGAAGGTGAGTCCGTTGCCCTCTGGGGCGCGAACGGCGCAGGCAAAACCACCATTTTGCGCTGTTTGCTCGGGCTTTATCACTTTGAGGGCTTCATCGCCATCGGCGGCTATGACATTCGCACGCACGGGCGTCAGGCACGCCGCCTGCTGGGGTTTGTTCCGCAAGAATTATCGTTCCATGCCAACATGAGCGTTACCGACACGCTCATCTTTTACGCACGCCTGAAAAAAGCCTCGGTCATTCCCGACACCTTGCTCGACCGTCTTGCGCTACGTCCCCACCTTGAAAAGCGCGTGGGCGAGTTGTCCGGGGGGCTGAAGCAGCGTCTGGCGCTTGCTCTGGCGCTCGTCGGCGACCCCCCGTTGCTTTTGCTTGATGAACCCACTGCCAACCTGGACGTCCGCGCACGCGACGACTTCATGCACCTGCTCCACGAACTGAAAGCGGCGGGCAAAACACTCGTTTACACGTCCCACCGCCTTGAAGAAGTGGCAACGCTGGCCGACCGGGTGCTCCTGCTCGAAAGCGGCCGCCTGGTCGCCGATGCACCACCGCATCGGCTAGCCGCCGAAATTGGGCATGAACTGTTGCTCCGCGTGTACGTCGCACCGCATCATATTGAGCAGGCCATCCAGGTTTTGCACGCCAAAGGCTTTACGGCGTCCATGAACAGCCACGGCATCAAAATCTTTGTGCCGGCTCTGCAAAAAGCCACTGTACTCGAAACCTTGCTCCATGCCAATATCGACGTGCGCGACTTTTCTTTGGAATGGGCATTCCACAACGAGCAGCATGATTGA
- a CDS encoding DUF167 domain-containing protein, with product MDLPFARSDGDGVLLTVHVQPRAARTQVAGVHGDALKIRLNAPPVDGRANDALCAFLAEMFGVPRRAVEIVQGDTARRKIVRIEGVTLQDVGNCLA from the coding sequence ATGGACCTGCCGTTTGCGCGTTCGGACGGTGACGGTGTGTTGTTGACGGTGCATGTTCAACCGCGCGCCGCGCGCACACAGGTCGCCGGCGTCCATGGCGATGCGCTCAAAATTCGTTTGAACGCGCCCCCCGTGGATGGGCGCGCGAATGATGCGCTGTGTGCGTTTCTGGCGGAGATGTTTGGTGTACCGCGGCGCGCCGTCGAAATTGTGCAAGGCGACACAGCACGCCGCAAAATTGTGCGTATTGAGGGCGTCACCCTGCAAGATGTGGGCAATTGTCTGGCGTGA
- a CDS encoding YggT family protein, translating into MIVQLIDTIFNLIYLLILLRILLSWLPALGVRLDPYNPIVRLIYQLTDPILEPFRRIIPPLGMIDISPIVAILVLQLVQTLLISLFAGY; encoded by the coding sequence ATGATTGTCCAACTCATTGATACCATCTTCAACTTGATTTACTTGCTGATTTTGTTGCGAATTTTGCTTTCGTGGTTGCCCGCGTTGGGGGTACGGCTTGACCCATACAACCCGATTGTGCGCCTCATCTACCAGCTCACAGACCCCATTTTGGAGCCGTTTCGGCGCATTATTCCACCGCTGGGCATGATTGACATTAGCCCGATTGTGGCCATTTTGGTCTTGCAGTTGGTGCAAACCTTGCTCATCTCGCTCTTTGCGGGGTACTGA